The DNA window TTCCCGGTGAACGCCCTCATGAACCGCATCTCCACGGCCAAAAACGAGCTCATCGCGCCCGGCAACTTCGAGAAGGAGGCGACCGACCCGGTGGGGAAGGTGGCCGCGCGCGTCTACACGCGTCTGCAGGAGCGCCTCAAGGCCGCGAACGCCTTCGACTTCGATGACCTGCTGCTCTACGCCTACCTGCTGCTCAAGAACCACGCCGACGTGCTGGACGCCTACCAGGGCCGCTTCCGCTACATCATGGTGGACGAGTACCAGGACACGAACCACGCCCAGTACGCCATCACACAGCTTCTGGCCGCGAAGCACCAGAACATCATGGTGGTGGGCGACGACGACCAGTCCATCTACAGCTGGCGCGGCGCCGACATCCGCAACATCCTCGAGTTCGAGCAGGACTATCCGCGCGCACACACGGTGAAGCTCGAGCAGAACTACCGCAGCGTGGGCAACGTGCTGGCCGCGGCGAACGCGGTCATCGCCAACAACCAGCACCGCAAGGCGAAAAAGCTGTTCACGGCCGCCGAGGACGGCGAGAAGATCCAGGTGTACATGGCCTCCGACGAGCGCGACGAGGGCCGCTGGATCGCCGGCGAGATCGAGAAGCAGCGCGCGGCGGGCCTCACGTACAACCAGATGGCCGTGTTCTACCGCACCAACGCCCAGTCCCGCATGCTGGAGGACATGCTTTTGCGCGCGGGCGTGCCCTACCGCATCGTGGGCGGCACGCGCTTCTTCGACCGTGCCGAGATCCGCGACGTCATGGCCTACCTCACGCTCATCGTGAACCCGGCCGACGACATCGCCGCCAAGCGCGTGATCAACGTGCCGCGCCGCGGCATCGGCAAGACCACCATCGAGCGCATCGAGCAGTTCGGCCGCGAGATGGACATGCCGTTCATGGAGGCCGCCGAGCTGGCCATCGCCGACGAGGACCTGCGCGCCTCCACGCGCCAGTCCATCGCCGAGTTCGTGGGCCTCATCAAGGAGGCGCGCTCCTACGGGGGCGATCTGCGTAAGGTGATCGAGGCCGTCATCGACAAGAGCGGCCTCATCGGGGCGCTCCAGGCCGAGGGCACCGACGAGGCGCGCGGCCGCATCGAGAACATCCAGGAATTTTTGGGCGTGGTCGACGAGTTCGTGGATACCCACGACGAGGACGACGCCGACTACGCGGCCCCGACGGCCGGCGAGGGCACGGCGGCGGGGGAGGCTCCCGTGCGCGTGCTGCGCGGCGACTCGCTCGCGGACTTCATCGAGTGGGTGCGCCTGCGCACCGACCTCGATACGGTGAGCGACGACGGCCGGTTCGTCACCATGATGACCGTGCACTCCTCGAAGGGCCTCGAGTTCGACTGCGTGTTCGTGGCCGGCATGGAGGAGTCGCTATTCCCCCACATGAACAGCAAGGACGACGCGGCCGGCATCGAGGAGGAGCGCCGCCTGGCCTACGTGGCCATCACGCGCGCCCGCAAGCGCCTCTACCTCACCTGCGCCTACGCGCGTCAGATCTTCGGCCAGACCTCGTCGAACCCCGTGTCGCGCTTCATCCAGGAGATCCCCTCCGAGCTGCGCCAGACCACGGGTTTGGGGTCGGCCGGCTTCAGCGGCACGGGCTGGGAGAAGCGCGGCAGCCGCAAGGGCATCGCGGGCAGCGGCACCGAGGCGGGCGGCGGCCGCGTGTTCGGCCGCTCGAGCGCGTCGGGCTCTGCGGGCCGCTCTGACGAACGGGCGAGCCGCGTGGCCGGCTCCTACGTGCGCCCCGGCGCGGAGAAGAAGGCGGCCGCCAAGATGGCGTTCTCCGCCGGAGACACCGTGGACCACAAGACCTTCGGCCGCGGCAAGGTGACGAAGGTGGACGGCGACACGCTGTTCGTGAAGTTCTCCAAGACCGGCCAGACCAAGAAGCTGCTGAAGGACTACGCCCCCATCGTGAAGATCGGCTAGCGGCGGGAACTGTATCAGGGATGCCCCGTAGGGCAAGGGCTCTGCCCTTGCCGCCACCTGCGGGAAGGGCCCGGTCGACGGCAAGGGCAGAGCCCTTGCCCTACGGTCAACCTGGGCGAGGCGATGAGGCGGGCTTTCGTCACGGCCTCGCCCCTCCACTTTCGCGGGAGCCCTTGCAACTCGGGCCGCTATGCCCCATGATGGAGCTATCGACGACGTGCGGTCGCAATCGATCCACAACCCCGCGCTCTTCGTCCCCGCCGACGAGGGAAAGAGGTTCCTCATGAAGATCGTTGCCGACTCTTCCACCATGTTCTCCGTCGAGGAGGGAGCGGCCCGCGGCATCGGGATCCTGCCGCTCGCCGTGGGCATCGACGGCGAGACCTGGCTCGAGTACGAGGAGATCGCGACCGACGACTTCCTCGCGCGCGTGCGCGCCGGCGCGATGCCGCAAAGCTCGTGCCCGCCGCCGCACCTCACGCTCGAGGCGTACGACACCGACGAGGAGGTGGTGCACCTCGCCATGGCCGACGGCCTGTCCGGCGCCTACGAGGTGGCCTGCGGCTTGCGCGAGCAGGCGCGCCATCCCGAGCGCGTCCACGTGGTGAACTCCGCCACCCTGTGCGCGCCGCACCGCGCGCTCGCCCTGGCCGCCGTCGAGCTGGCGAAGCGCTTCAAAAGCGCCGGCGACGTGATCGAGCGCCTGCGCCCCCTGATCGCGAGCGCGCATTCGTTTCTGCTCCCCGAGGATTTCGAGTACCTGCGCCGCGGCGGCCGGCTCACCCCGCTCGCGGCCACGTTCGCGCACCTGCTGAAGGCGGCGCCCGTCATGCGCCAGACCGACGACGGCACCCGCCTCGAGCGGCTCGCCGTGGCGCGCAGCTTCAAGAAGGGCATCGAGGCCGCAGCCGCCGAGCTGGCGCGACGCGACGTGGGCGCGGGGCACTTCATCGGCGTGAGCCATGCGGACAACCCCGCCGATGCCGGCTGGGCGCTCGACCGCCTGCAGACCGCCTTCCCGCAGTGCCGCTTCGGCCTTTACGAGCTGGGCCCGGCGTTCATCACACAGGGCGGCCCCTCGTGCATCGCCGTCCAATCGATCGACCTGGGCGCATTCCCCGACCTCGTCCTCGGCTGACGGCGAAAAGGAAGCGGCCGCGCCCACAGGGGGACGCGGCCGCTTCCTAGCCATGCGGCGCCGCGCGGGGAGGGATGCGCGGCGCCGAGGAGCGAAGGATCTCCTACACGCCCGCGGCCGCGTTCTCGCCGCAGAGCTTGCCGAACGTGAGCGCGCAGGCCAGGCTGTGGCCGCCCACGGTCACGGGGTACTCCACCAGGTAGCGCCCGCCCTGGGTGTTGCCGGCCACGTAGAGGCCCTTGATGGGCTCGCCCTCGTCGTTCAGGGGATGCAGGTCGGTGTCGCACTCGAGCCCGCCCATGAGCACGAGCATGCCGGCGTTGTCGAAGCGGCAGGCGTAGAACGGCGGCGTGTCCACGGGGAACATGCGCGTGCCCAGCTTGCCGTAGTCCTCGTCCACGCCCTTGGCGGCCAGCTCGTTGTAGCGCGCGATGGACTTCTTCACGTTCTCCACGGGAAGGCCCATGCCTTCGGCCAGCTCCTCGATGGTGTCTGCCTTGAGCGTGACGGCCCCCTCCACCATCTCGTCGGTGGTGTAGCCCAGCGCGAAGCCCGAAAGCACCGTCTCGTACTGGTCCTTCTCCTCCTCGGGGATGTAGTAGTTCACGAAGCCGTGGCCCGTGCCCTGGGCCAGGAGCTCGTTTTTCCAGTTGGCGTCGAAGATCTGCCACGACTTCGTGCCCAGCTTGGCCATCTCCGGGTCCTTCGAGGCGGGCTGGCGCGACAGCTGGTCGGCGATGTTCTGGCCGGGGATGTCCTCGTTCATGAAGCGGTTGCCCTCCATGTTGAGCTGGAGGAACGCGTCCACGCCAAGCGCTCCGCCCATGTGGTGCGTCATCGGCGCGTAGGGCCCGAGCTCCATGTGGGCGCCGGCCCAGATGGCCATGCGGTGGCCGTCGCCGGTGTTGGCCACCTCGCCGTTGGCGTCGAGCGAGCCGTAGAAGCTGGCGAACTCGTCGGCCTGCGGGGCGTAGTAGTGGCGCATCTCGGGGTTGCCGCCGATGTCGCCCGTGCACAGGCACACGGCCTTCGCGTTGATCTTGGTGAACTTCTTGCCGTCCTTGTCGCGCACGTACGCGCCGGCCACCGCGCCGTCATCGCCCACGATCAGCTGGTCGGCGAACGTCTCGAAGATGAGCTCGGCGCCGGCGGCCTTGGCCTTGTCGCGGCAGTTCTCGCAGCCCCACTGCATGTTGGGGTTGAGGTTGATGGTGCCGTGGAAGAACGGGTAGTACTCGGTCTTGTAGTCGTAGCCCTCCAGCGGCGGCCAGAAGATGGGGCGCAGGAAGTTGGGCTTGTCGGTCTGCTTGTTGTCGGCAGTCTTGGGGATGAGCTCGTAGTCGGCGCCCTCCACGAACCAGTCGAACGCCTCGCCGGAGTGGTCGTACCAGTAGTTGAGGAAATCGGGGTTTGGACGGTAGCACATGTCCTTCATCAGCTGGTTCACGATGTCGCCCTTCGGCGCCCACGTGATGCCGGCGTCCTGCTGGATCTTCGAGTTCACCACGCCGAACGCGCCGGCCATGGTGACCACGCCGATGTCGGGCTGCTTCTCGATGCCGATCACCTTCGCGCCCGCCTCGGCCGCCGAGCGCGCGGCGGCCACGCCCGCGAGGCCCAGGCCGATGACGAGCACGTCGCAGTCCTTCTCCTCGGCCACCTCGGCCGGCGCCTCGGGCTTGGCGAGGAACGACGGCGTGTACGCGGTGGGGTCGGGCATGCTGGCGGCCGCGCCGCCCTCGGCGCCCTGGGCGCCCGCGTCGGCCGCTGCGGCGGCATCCTTGCTCTGGGGCGCGCAGCCCGCGAGTCCCGCTCCCGCCGCGACGGCGGCGGTGGCCCCCAGCCCGAGGAACGCGCGACGCGACATACCGGTGGTGTTTGCCTTCATGATGATGCTCCCTCCTGTTGGTTCAGCTTGCTCCCGGCGGATGCTTGGATCCAAGCTCCGCCACCCCGAACTCTAGCCCCCAAGGCACCGCTCGCGCTTCCTCCGCAAGCGGGTGATTTTCGCAAAACCGCAGGTCTGCACCACCTGAAACGGGTGATATGCGTTGAAGCGGCGCATCGGGGGCCGCGTGCGGCGGCGCGGTTAGGGTATACTGAGAAAAAGAAGCGGCGCCGGGGAGGGGCCGCCCTGGAAGGGGAGGGGTGCATGGGACAGCTGCGGGAGGCGCTCGGCATGGAGAGGACGCGCGATGCGGTGTTCTTCGGCGGGTACGCGCTGTACCTCGTGTTCTCCTACATCGCCTTCCACTCGTTCACCATCTTCGCGCCGGCCGACGCGCTCGATCCCGCCTCGCAGACGCTGTTCTTGGCCACGGTGCTCGTGGCGCGCATCGCCGTGTTCGCGGCCATCGCGTTCTGCTCGCTGAAATCGTCGGGTCCGCAGACGGTGGTCTCGGTGCTCGCCGCGTGCGGCATCGCGCTGTTCGGCTTTCTCGTGTGCGGCATGGCGCTGCAGTTCGCCCACGACGTGGACTTCTCGCGCATCCTGCCGTGGCTTCTGTTCGGCGGCGTGTGCCTGGGCGCGGGCGACGCGGTGATGGTGCTTCTGTGGGCGCGCTTCTGCAAGACGCTCACGCTGCGCGCGGTGTACCTGTACGTGCTCGTGTGCAACGTGCTCAGCCTGGTCGTGTACTTCGGCATGACGTTTCTGCCGCCGGAGGTCATCGTCCCGGCCACCGCGGTGGTGTTCGTGGCCTCGTCGGTGTTCGTGAAGCGCTCGCTCGACATCCGGGCGCGCATCGACAGCGAGTATTCGCGCCCCGTGATGAGAAGCGCCGCGACGCGCCTGTGGCGGCCCGTGTTCGGCACGGCGGTGTTCTGCTTCATGAGCGGGCTGATGATGCAGATATCGGGACAGCAGCAGCTGCCGCTGTCCACCGTGCAGCAGACGTCCATCGTCACGTCGGCGGTGGTGGTGGCGCTGCTGCTGCTTCCGGCCCTGTTCATGAAGAAGCCGTTCAACATCGGGCGCCTGTACAAGATGGCGCTGCCGCTTTCGGCCGCCGGGTTTTTGCTGCTGCCGCTTCTGTGGAACGCGGCCGGCGGCATCGTGAACGCGTTCGCCCAGCTCGGCTCCATGGTGGCGAGCATCATCCTGTGGTGCATGCTGGCCGACATGGCGCGCGACACGCGACTGCCCTCGGCGCTCGTTTTCTCGACGGCGCTCGCCTGTACGAACGGCGCGCAGCTCGCGGGCATCCTCGTGGGGTTCTTCAACGCGTCGCGCTTCACGGCGGGAAGCCTCACGCTCACCGTGGTGGCCCTCGTGTCGCTCTACCTGCTGTCCATGCTCTCGCTCGTCCTGTTCAGGGACAAGGACCCCGGTGCCGACGAGGCGGCCGCGCCCGCCCCGCAGGTGGTGGTGCGCGAGGAGCAGTGGTTCGCCGAGCGCTGCGCGTTTCTGGCCCGCGAGCACCAGCTCACGGCGCGCGAAGCGGAGATCTTCGCGCTCTTGGCGCAGGGGCGCACGGTGCACGGCATCTCGGAGAAGCTGTTCGTGTCAGAGAACACGGTGAAGTCCCATATCAAGAGCATCTACCAGAAGCTCGGCATCCACGTGCGCGCCGAGCTCATCGAACTGGTGAACGAAGGGGAGGCGTGACGGGGCACCAGGCGCAGGCGGACGGCGTGGCGGCGATGCCGCCGAGGGCGCTTTCGCGCAGCTCGAAGGGCAGCGACCGGCCCACCTTGAACATCGCCTCCACGGTCTGGTCGAAGTCGACGAGGCTGCCGATGTGCGCGAGCGCTATCTGCGCGCTCACGAGGGCGATGGCCGCGCCGGCGGCGTTGCGCTTCTGGCACGGCACCTCCACGAGGCCCGCCACGGGGTCGCACACGAGCCCCATCATGTTCGTGAGCGCGTTGCCCGCCGCATCGAGGCACTGCGCGGGCGAGCCGCCGGCAAGCTCCACGGCTGCGGCCGCCGCCATGGCCGCCGCCGAGCCGATCTCGGCCTGGCATCCGCCCTCCGCGCCCGACACCGTGGCGTTGCGCGTAATCAGGTAGCCGACGGCCGCCGCGCAGGCCAGGCCGCGCGCAAGATCGTCGTCCGAGAGGCCCCGCGTGCGCTGCAGCGAAAGCAGCACGCCGGGGATGACGCCGGCCGATCCCGCCGTGGGGGCGGCCACGATGCGGCCCATCGACGCGTTCGTCTCGAGCACCGCCATCGCCAGCGCGCTCGCCAGCGCGAGCTGCTCGTCGCATACGCCGTCTCCGCGCGCCCTCAGCGCCTCCATCGCCTGCGCCTCGCCCCCGATGAGCCCGCCCATGGAGGGCTGCGCCTCGCGCAAGGGCCCCTCGGCGGCCTCCCGCATTACGGCGAGCGCGCGGCCCAGGTACTCGGCCGAGCCGTCCGCGCATCCCAGGCTCGCCGCCAGCGCCGCCTCGCGCGCGAGGAAGGCCTCGGAGATCGTCTCGTCCCGCCCCTCGCACAGGCTGAGCAGCGCCGATCCGCTCGCGAAGTCGAGCGCCGCAAGCCGCTCGAGCGCGTCGGCCTCATCGCCCGCCCCGCAGCGCCCGAGGCCTGCCCGCGCCTCGCCGGGGATGATGCGCACGTCGAGGATGGCCGGGTGCTTCTCGATGGCCGCCTTCGCCGCGTCGCCCACCGCCTGGTCCGTCTCGAGCACGGTGTAGGCCACGTCGCCTTTGCGCCTGCGGAACACCCGCGTGGTGGCGATGTTCACCCCGTGCTCGCTGATGCAGGTGGCGATGTGCGCGAGCACGCCCGCCTCGTCGCGCTGGCACACGACGAGGCTCGTGTTCTCGCCGGTGATGCGCACGTCTATGTCATCGATGCGGCGGATGACGGCCGCCCCGCCGCCCACGCTCTCGCCGCGCACGTCCATGACGTTGCCGGCGGCGTCGGTCACGCGGATGTCGATGGTGTTGGGGTGGTCGTAATCGTCCGCGTCCGGCGCCGGCTCGAACGAGAAGGCGAGCCCCGCCTCCTCGGCCAGCGCGAACGAGTCGCGGATGCGCAGATCGTCGGCCGAAAGCCCCAGCATGCCCGCCACGAGCGCCTTGTCGGTGCCGTGCCCCGTGAGCGTGTGCGCGAACGATCCGAACAGCCGGAACTCTGCCGTTCGCGGCTCGGCCAAGCACAGGCCGCGCGCCATGGAGGCGATGCGCAGCGCGCCCGCCGTGTGCGAGCTCGACGGGCCCACCATGACGGGCCCGATGATATCGGTCAATCCGAGCGTCTCCATGCGCCCCCTCCTCGTCTCGCGGACGCGCCCTCTGCGCGCGCCGCCGCCATGGTAGCGCAACCCGCGCCCTTTCGCCCGCACTTTCGTGAGATTTGGCGACGAAACCCGAACGGGGCCTTGCCCGCTGCGAACGGGCGGTATACTGGAGGTCGCCGGCTCGGGCGCGCGTCCGACCGGATCCCCCAGCAACGCGAAGACGGGCCCTCCGGGCGCACGAGGGCCTCATGGCAAAGGAGCGAGCATATGCCGTCACCCATCATCGTCGTGGGCCATAAGAATCCCGACAACGACTCCATCAGCGCGGCGGTGGGCTACGCCTACCTCAAGAACCGCCTGGCCGAGCGCGAGGCCGAGGACGGGAAGCCCTCGTGCGTCTACGTGCCCGCGCGCCTGGGCCCGCTGCCGCCGGAGAGCGCATGGGTCCTCGGGGAAAGCGGCATCCCCGCGCCGGAGGTGATCGCGCACGTGCACGCGCGCGTCATGGACGTGATGACGCCGGATCCCATCTCCATCGGCCACGACGCCACGCTGCTCGAGGCCGGGCGGCTGCTGCGGCAGCACAACGTGCGCGCGCTCGTCGTCACCAACGACGACGGCACCTACCGCGGCCTCATCACCACCCGCATGATCGCCGAGCGCTACATCGCCGCCACCGACGCGCTCGAGGAGGGCGGTGCCAACGAGATGGCCGTCGCGGGCGACCTCATCGCCTCGCTCGGGCAGAAGGTGGACGACATCACCGAGACCGACGTGCTCGTGCTCGACAAGGACGGCCTGCTCAAGGAGGCTATCGAGGACCTCATGGCAAGCGCCTTGCGCGAAGCCGTGGTGCTCGACGACGACGGGTTCGCCATCGGTATCGTCACGCGCTCGGACGTGGCCGTGCGCCCGAAGCGCAAGGTGGTGCTCGTCGACCACAACGAGACGCGCCAGGCCGCCAACGGCATCGAGGAGGCCGACGTCGTGGAGATCGTCGACCACCACCGCATCGCCGACGTCATGACCGCCAACCCCATCAAGTTCCTGAACCTGCCCGTGGGATCCACGGCCACCATCGTGACCATGGAGTTCCGCCGCCACGGCGTGGAGATCCCGCCGGAGATCGCGCGCGTGCTCCTGTCCGCCATCATGACCGACACGGTCATCCTCAAGTCGCCCACGGCCACCTACGTCGATCGCGAGCAGGTGGACCACCTGGCCGCCATCGCGGGCGTCGACCCCGTGGAGTTCGGCCTGGCCGTGTTCAAGTGCCGCGGCGGCGAGGGCGACATGAAGGTGGAGAAGCTGGTGGGCGCCGACGCGAAGGAGTTCCTCATCGGCGACGCCGTCGTGCTCATCGCCCAGCACGAGACGGTGGACCTGCCCTCCGTGATGGAGCGCGAGCAGGAGATCCGCGAGCACATGCGGCAGCTGCGCGACGACCACGGCTACGAGTTCGTGCTGCTCATGGTCACCGACATCATGGCCGAGGGCAGCCAGTTCCTCTGCGAGGGCAACCGCCGCATCGTGAACCGCGTGTTCGGCATCGAATGCACGGGCGTGGGCGGCACCTGGATGCCCGGCGTGCTCTCCCGCAAGAAGCAAGTGGCCGCCCGCATCCTGGGCTCGTAACTTGTCATCCTGAGCGAGCGTAGCGAGTCGAAGGATCCCGCGCGGCGCCAGCCGTGGCGCTCCCCGCTATCGCCTCACGGGATCCTTCGACTCCGCGCTGGCGCGCTCCGCTCAGGATGACATAAGCTTACAGCAGCACGTCGGCAAGCGCGCGCTTCGGCACGTAGTGGACGCCCGCGTCGTCGCGCCAGTACGCCGTCTCGCCGTCGGCGGGCATGTCCACGATGCGCACGTCCTCCACGGGCTTGCCGAGCGCGAGCACCAGGTCGGGTTGGAAGCGCTCCGCGTCGATGCCGAGGACTTCGGCGAGGCTCCGCTTCTTGAACGACCCCACGATGCAGCCGCCGTAGCCCGCCTCGACCGCCTGCAGCATGATGGTCTGCGCGACGATGCCCTCGTCCCAGGCGGTGAACGTGTCGGCGAGCGTGCGCTCGACGTCCCGGCAGACGACGATGTAGCCGCCCGGGCGCTCGCCGGGCGCGGGGCCGTCCCAGTCGGGCAGGGCCTTGGCCCAGGCGCAGCAGGCGAACACGCGGGCGCGGTCCTCCTCGTCGTGGACGACCGCGAAGCGCAGGGGCTGCGCGTTGCCGCTCGAGGCCGTGAGCCGGGCGGCGTCCACCCAGGATACGAGCTGCTTGCGGCTGAGCGGCTCGGATTCGTCGAAACGCCGATAGCTTCGGCAGGCCTTGATGGTGTCGTGCAGCATAGGTCCTCCTCGCGTGTCGTGCGCGCTCCGTCCGCCCCGTTTCCGAGATCGTCGCGCGCTGCCCTGTTCCCAGCATTATAATGGGCCGCGCCGTCCGCGCGCCACCGGGCACGCCCCGAGCGTCGCGCGCAGGCGGGCGAAACGCCCCATCGATACCGCACCGGAAGGATCCGCCATGAACCCGCAGCGCCTGTTCGACCTCTTCTTCGAACTCGTCCGCATCGAGAGCCCCTCGCGCCACGAGGCCGCGATGGCCGCCCGCTGCGCAGACGAGCTGCGCGATCTGGGCTTCGAGGTGCGCTTCGACGAATCTGCCGCGCAGACGGGCTCGGACACGGGCAACCTCATCGCGCGCCTGCCCGGCACCGCCGCAGGCAGCGTCGTGCTGTCGGCGCATCTGGACACCGTGCGCCCGTGCGCGGGCATTGAGCCCGTCGTAGAGGACGGCGTCGTGCGCTCGGCCGGCGACACCATCCTCTCGGCCGACGACAAGGCGGGCGTCGCGGCCATCCTGGAGGGCGTGCGCGCGGTCGTGGAGTCGGGCACGCCCAGGCCTGAGATCGTCGTGCTCCTCACCACCTGCGAGGAGCTGCATTTGCTGGGCTCGGGGGCGCTCGCGGCGGGCGAGCTTCCGCAAGGCGCGCCCTGCTACGTGTTCGACGCCGACGGCGCGCCTGGCACCGTGATCGTGGGCGCGCCGTGCCATTGGAACCTCGAGGCGCGCTTCGCGGGGAAGGCGGCGCACGCGGGCGTGGCGCCGGAGACGGGCGTGTCGGCCATCGCGATGGCGGCCGCCGCCGTTGCCGCCATGCCGCTCGGGCGCATCGACGAGGCCACCACGGCCAACATCGGCATGATCCAGGGCGGCCGCGAGACGAACGTCGTGCCCGAGTCGTGCGAGCTGGCGGGGGAGTGCCGCTCGCTCTACGACGAGCGCGCCGAGGCGCAGAAGGCCGCCATGACCGCCGCGCTCGAGGACGCCGCCGCGCGCTTCGGCGGCTCCGTGGAGGTAGCGTGGACGAAGAGCTACGGCGCCGTGCTCTACGACGAGGACGACGAGCTGGTGCAGGCCATCTCCCGCGCCGCGCGGGCGGCCGGCCTCGAGCCCAGGCTGCATCGCTCAGGCGGCGGGGCCGACGCCAACGTGCTCGCGTCCCGCGGCGTGCGCGCCGTCACGCTCGGCATCGGCATGGCCGCCTTCCATTCGCCCGACGAGCACATCAAAGTGGCCGACCTCGAAGGCGCCGCCCGCCTCGCCGAGGCCCTCATCCTGGAGGAAGCCGAGGGCTAGACGGCCGACGCATCGAATGACCGTCACTCGATGCATTCTCAAGGGGATTTCCTGTCATCCTGAGCGGAGCGCGCAGCGCGGAGTCGAAGGATCCCGCGCGGGCCGTCAGGCCGCAAAGCCTTCCGGCTGACGCCGCAGGGGATCCTTCGACTCGCTTCGCTCGCTCAGGATGACAAGAGGGGGCTCTTCCGCTCCGCTCAGGATGACAGGGACGGCGTTCGCTCGGCGGCGAAATTATTTCTCGATTGCGTGGAGAAAACCTGTGCGTTCGGCTGCCAATCGCTCGTCCACCTGCGCAAACGTGCACCACTACCTATAGATACTCCCGGGTGCGTGGCGTTTGACAACCCAGATGGCGGATGGTAGAGTGCTCGTTCGCGTCCCGTGCGGGGCGTATGTTTTCCTG is part of the Arabiibacter massiliensis genome and encodes:
- a CDS encoding helix-turn-helix transcriptional regulator — its product is MGQLREALGMERTRDAVFFGGYALYLVFSYIAFHSFTIFAPADALDPASQTLFLATVLVARIAVFAAIAFCSLKSSGPQTVVSVLAACGIALFGFLVCGMALQFAHDVDFSRILPWLLFGGVCLGAGDAVMVLLWARFCKTLTLRAVYLYVLVCNVLSLVVYFGMTFLPPEVIVPATAVVFVASSVFVKRSLDIRARIDSEYSRPVMRSAATRLWRPVFGTAVFCFMSGLMMQISGQQQLPLSTVQQTSIVTSAVVVALLLLPALFMKKPFNIGRLYKMALPLSAAGFLLLPLLWNAAGGIVNAFAQLGSMVASIILWCMLADMARDTRLPSALVFSTALACTNGAQLAGILVGFFNASRFTAGSLTLTVVALVSLYLLSMLSLVLFRDKDPGADEAAAPAPQVVVREEQWFAERCAFLAREHQLTAREAEIFALLAQGRTVHGISEKLFVSENTVKSHIKSIYQKLGIHVRAELIELVNEGEA
- the sdaAA gene encoding L-serine ammonia-lyase, iron-sulfur-dependent, subunit alpha, which gives rise to METLGLTDIIGPVMVGPSSSHTAGALRIASMARGLCLAEPRTAEFRLFGSFAHTLTGHGTDKALVAGMLGLSADDLRIRDSFALAEEAGLAFSFEPAPDADDYDHPNTIDIRVTDAAGNVMDVRGESVGGGAAVIRRIDDIDVRITGENTSLVVCQRDEAGVLAHIATCISEHGVNIATTRVFRRRKGDVAYTVLETDQAVGDAAKAAIEKHPAILDVRIIPGEARAGLGRCGAGDEADALERLAALDFASGSALLSLCEGRDETISEAFLAREAALAASLGCADGSAEYLGRALAVMREAAEGPLREAQPSMGGLIGGEAQAMEALRARGDGVCDEQLALASALAMAVLETNASMGRIVAAPTAGSAGVIPGVLLSLQRTRGLSDDDLARGLACAAAVGYLITRNATVSGAEGGCQAEIGSAAAMAAAAAVELAGGSPAQCLDAAGNALTNMMGLVCDPVAGLVEVPCQKRNAAGAAIALVSAQIALAHIGSLVDFDQTVEAMFKVGRSLPFELRESALGGIAATPSACAWCPVTPPLRSPVR
- a CDS encoding DegV family protein, with product MRSQSIHNPALFVPADEGKRFLMKIVADSSTMFSVEEGAARGIGILPLAVGIDGETWLEYEEIATDDFLARVRAGAMPQSSCPPPHLTLEAYDTDEEVVHLAMADGLSGAYEVACGLREQARHPERVHVVNSATLCAPHRALALAAVELAKRFKSAGDVIERLRPLIASAHSFLLPEDFEYLRRGGRLTPLAATFAHLLKAAPVMRQTDDGTRLERLAVARSFKKGIEAAAAELARRDVGAGHFIGVSHADNPADAGWALDRLQTAFPQCRFGLYELGPAFITQGGPSCIAVQSIDLGAFPDLVLG
- a CDS encoding putative manganese-dependent inorganic diphosphatase, which encodes MPSPIIVVGHKNPDNDSISAAVGYAYLKNRLAEREAEDGKPSCVYVPARLGPLPPESAWVLGESGIPAPEVIAHVHARVMDVMTPDPISIGHDATLLEAGRLLRQHNVRALVVTNDDGTYRGLITTRMIAERYIAATDALEEGGANEMAVAGDLIASLGQKVDDITETDVLVLDKDGLLKEAIEDLMASALREAVVLDDDGFAIGIVTRSDVAVRPKRKVVLVDHNETRQAANGIEEADVVEIVDHHRIADVMTANPIKFLNLPVGSTATIVTMEFRRHGVEIPPEIARVLLSAIMTDTVILKSPTATYVDREQVDHLAAIAGVDPVEFGLAVFKCRGGEGDMKVEKLVGADAKEFLIGDAVVLIAQHETVDLPSVMEREQEIREHMRQLRDDHGYEFVLLMVTDIMAEGSQFLCEGNRRIVNRVFGIECTGVGGTWMPGVLSRKKQVAARILGS
- a CDS encoding FAD-dependent oxidoreductase; protein product: MKANTTGMSRRAFLGLGATAAVAAGAGLAGCAPQSKDAAAAADAGAQGAEGGAAASMPDPTAYTPSFLAKPEAPAEVAEEKDCDVLVIGLGLAGVAAARSAAEAGAKVIGIEKQPDIGVVTMAGAFGVVNSKIQQDAGITWAPKGDIVNQLMKDMCYRPNPDFLNYWYDHSGEAFDWFVEGADYELIPKTADNKQTDKPNFLRPIFWPPLEGYDYKTEYYPFFHGTINLNPNMQWGCENCRDKAKAAGAELIFETFADQLIVGDDGAVAGAYVRDKDGKKFTKINAKAVCLCTGDIGGNPEMRHYYAPQADEFASFYGSLDANGEVANTGDGHRMAIWAGAHMELGPYAPMTHHMGGALGVDAFLQLNMEGNRFMNEDIPGQNIADQLSRQPASKDPEMAKLGTKSWQIFDANWKNELLAQGTGHGFVNYYIPEEEKDQYETVLSGFALGYTTDEMVEGAVTLKADTIEELAEGMGLPVENVKKSIARYNELAAKGVDEDYGKLGTRMFPVDTPPFYACRFDNAGMLVLMGGLECDTDLHPLNDEGEPIKGLYVAGNTQGGRYLVEYPVTVGGHSLACALTFGKLCGENAAAGV
- a CDS encoding UvrD-helicase domain-containing protein, encoding MPIDIDTLNGPQREAVVTIDGPLLVLAGAGSGKTRVLTYRIANLIENHGVAPWEILAITFTNKAAAEMRERLNALVGPRCRGMWVSTFHSMCVRILRADAERLGFTKSFTIYDTDDQKRLYKEIMAELDIDPKRFPVNALMNRISTAKNELIAPGNFEKEATDPVGKVAARVYTRLQERLKAANAFDFDDLLLYAYLLLKNHADVLDAYQGRFRYIMVDEYQDTNHAQYAITQLLAAKHQNIMVVGDDDQSIYSWRGADIRNILEFEQDYPRAHTVKLEQNYRSVGNVLAAANAVIANNQHRKAKKLFTAAEDGEKIQVYMASDERDEGRWIAGEIEKQRAAGLTYNQMAVFYRTNAQSRMLEDMLLRAGVPYRIVGGTRFFDRAEIRDVMAYLTLIVNPADDIAAKRVINVPRRGIGKTTIERIEQFGREMDMPFMEAAELAIADEDLRASTRQSIAEFVGLIKEARSYGGDLRKVIEAVIDKSGLIGALQAEGTDEARGRIENIQEFLGVVDEFVDTHDEDDADYAAPTAGEGTAAGEAPVRVLRGDSLADFIEWVRLRTDLDTVSDDGRFVTMMTVHSSKGLEFDCVFVAGMEESLFPHMNSKDDAAGIEEERRLAYVAITRARKRLYLTCAYARQIFGQTSSNPVSRFIQEIPSELRQTTGLGSAGFSGTGWEKRGSRKGIAGSGTEAGGGRVFGRSSASGSAGRSDERASRVAGSYVRPGAEKKAAAKMAFSAGDTVDHKTFGRGKVTKVDGDTLFVKFSKTGQTKKLLKDYAPIVKIG